The sequence ATGAAAAAGGTATTATTATCACTTACCCTGTTAGGAATGGTTTTCTATTTTGGAGCAAGCTATGCACAGGATGCCAAAAAAGAAACTGATAAAAAAGAGGCTGCCAAGAAAGAAGCAGTTCAGGAAAATGATGCACAGACTCCTGCTGATACTCAGGTGGCTGCACAAACACCGGCAGAACCTGCAAATATGGGAGGTGGCGAAGAACCTGTGGTAAAAAGAAGCGGGAAACAGATGATTAAGAAATTCTTTATCGATGGTGGACAATGGATGTTCCCGATTCTGCTGTGTTTTATCATTGGTCTTGCCGTTGTGATTGAGAAAATTATTTCTTTGAATCTGAAGTCTGTTAACACCAAAAAACTCCTTGGAAAAATTGAAGATTATTTCAAGAAAAACGATATTCAGGGAGCAGAAGAACTATGCAGGAATACACGCGGAAGTGTGGCTTCAATATTCTATCAGGCTATTTCACGCAGAAAAGAAGGAGTTGATGGGGTTGAAAAATCAATTGTTTCTTACGGAAGTGTACAAATGGCTATGCTGGAAAAAGGGCTGATCTGGATTTCACTCTTTATTGCCATAGCACCTATGCTCGGGTTCCTTGGTACGGTCGTTGGGATGGTTGGCGCTTTTGATGCCATCGAACAGGCAGGTACCATTTCTCCTTCCCTTGTTGCAGGTGGGATAAAGGTAGCTCTTATTACTACGGTTGGCGGTTTGATCGTTGCCATTATTCTTCAGCTTTTCTATAATTACCTCGTTTCAAAAATTGACGGTATTGTCAGCGATATGGAAGACTCATCCATTTCTCTGGTCGATATGATGATTGAATACGGTGTAACTGAAAAAAAATAACATTCTAAAAGTAATAAGATGAACGAAAAAAATAAAAGGATTTCACTGATTGTATCAATCATTTTCTATGGATTGATAGCTATTTTCAGTGCTGTCTTTGTTTATCAGTTTATTGTGAAGCCTCTACCTGAAAATTATCTGGGTGTACCTAATTATGAAGCATTTTCCGTCACACCTAAGGTGGGCTCACCCACTGCCGGTTTAACCCTTGCTCTCGTATTGGCCATTATTGCCATTATCACTATAGTAGTGGTTAGCATTGCCGGAATATTTTCAGGGGGGAGGAAAAACATAAAAACTTTGATCAGCTTTGCATTAATTGTGGTTATTTTTATTATTGCTTATGTAACTGCAGACGGAAGCATGACGCTTAATAAGGTTTCCGAAACAACCAGTAAACTGATAAGTGCAGGACTTGGACTGATGACCATTACTTTTGCCGTGGCTATTCTGGCTATTGTATTTTCAGAAATATGGGCATTTTTTAAATAATAGATTATGGCAGGAAATAGAGAAATACCGGAAATCAATGCAGCCTCCATGGCCGACATTGCTTTTCTTCTGCTCATTTTCTTCATTCTGATAACAACCATTGAAACCAATGAAGGGCTCGCAAGGGTTTTACCACCTATGCCCGTTAATGATCAACCCATTGTCGAAATCAATAAAAGAAATGTATTTGAGGTTAGGGTTAACTCCAATGACCAGCTTCTTGTGGAAGGCGAATACATGACCATTGGTCAATTAAAGGAAGCCACAAAAAGGTTTATTTTAAACTATGGAGCCGATCCCAATCTCTCTGTTTCACCTCAGGAGGCAGTAGTTTCCCTGAAAAACGACAGGGGTACAAGTTATAATATGTATATTCAGGTTCAGAATGAATTGACTGCAGCATATAATGAAATCCGTGATGCCGAAGCCCGGAAAAAATTCGGAAAATCTTACGATGAACTGGATGAGGATTCCCAAAAGATAATAAAAGAATTGTTCCCGATGAAAGTTTCTGAAGCTGAACCGGTTAATATCGGAGGTGCAAAATGAAAGGAAAATTTGATAAAAAAGGAGGGAAAAAGCTTCCGACAGTTAGCACTGCCTCCCTTCCCGACATTGTGTTTATGCTTCTGTTCTTTTTCATGGTGGCTACAAAAATCAGAGATTCCGATGCGATGGTGCAAACCAACATCCCGTCTGCTTCAGAAGTTACCAAACTGGAGAAAAAGGAATGGATTGTCAATATCAGCATAGGACCTCC is a genomic window of Sphingobacteriales bacterium containing:
- a CDS encoding MotA/TolQ/ExbB proton channel family protein, whose protein sequence is MKKVLLSLTLLGMVFYFGASYAQDAKKETDKKEAAKKEAVQENDAQTPADTQVAAQTPAEPANMGGGEEPVVKRSGKQMIKKFFIDGGQWMFPILLCFIIGLAVVIEKIISLNLKSVNTKKLLGKIEDYFKKNDIQGAEELCRNTRGSVASIFYQAISRRKEGVDGVEKSIVSYGSVQMAMLEKGLIWISLFIAIAPMLGFLGTVVGMVGAFDAIEQAGTISPSLVAGGIKVALITTVGGLIVAIILQLFYNYLVSKIDGIVSDMEDSSISLVDMMIEYGVTEKK
- a CDS encoding biopolymer transporter ExbD, producing MAGNREIPEINAASMADIAFLLLIFFILITTIETNEGLARVLPPMPVNDQPIVEINKRNVFEVRVNSNDQLLVEGEYMTIGQLKEATKRFILNYGADPNLSVSPQEAVVSLKNDRGTSYNMYIQVQNELTAAYNEIRDAEARKKFGKSYDELDEDSQKIIKELFPMKVSEAEPVNIGGAK
- a CDS encoding biopolymer transporter ExbD, which codes for MKGKFDKKGGKKLPTVSTASLPDIVFMLLFFFMVATKIRDSDAMVQTNIPSASEVTKLEKKEWIVNISIGPP